A region of the Candidatus Cloacimonadota bacterium genome:
TGCTGGATTTTTCGGTCGCAAAAGCGGTGCCCGGAGTTCATGCCGTTATTGGAGCTCAGAACATCCCTGGCGAAAACATGATCGGGCATGTAATCAAAGATGAGCCTCTTTTCCCCGAAACCGAAATTATGTATTACTTTCAGCCTTTGGCTATGGTTTTGGCAGAAGATGAAAGCATCGCCGAAGCTGCGGTAAGCAAAATCAAGCTTGAATATGAGAAACTAAAACCAGTTTTAGAAATTGAAGAAGCAGATAAGCAAAAAGCTTGGTACATTCCCGAACGGAAAATTGAATGCGGAGATGTACATAAGGCATTGCAACACAGTGAGCATGTTCTCACGGGTAGTAGCTTTAGCGGAGGCCAAGAACACTTCTATATGGAGAGTCAGCGTGTACGCGCCATCCCCGAAGACCACGATCTTATCCATTTACTTTGTGCAACTCAAAGCACTATGGAGGTGCAGGAGGTTACAGCACATGTTTTAGGTATTCCCGCACATCGCATAGCCGTAGAAGTGCCGCGCTTGGGCGGAGCCTTCGGTGGCAAAGAACGTTCCGCAACAATTTGGGGAGCAATGGCTGCCTTGGGTGCATATCTTACCCAAAGACCGGTACAAGTGCTTCTGAGTAGGCACGAAGACATGCGCGCCACAGGTAAACGACACCCCTTCCTAAGCAATTGGAAAGTTGGCTTCGATAAGAATGGCAGAATTAATGCCTGGGATGTTGAGCTGTTGTGCAATGGCGGAGCATATGCAGACCTTTCGGTGGCGATTTTGGAACGAGCTATGTTCCATGCCGATAATATCTACTATATACCTGATGTTCGCATCAGGGGACGTGCCTGCATCACAAATCTACCGCCTAATACGGCCTTTAGAGGCTTTGGCGGTCCGCAAGGAATCTATGTAATAGAATCTGTAATCGAAAAAATAGCTGCCTTCCTCAAGAAGGACCCATTAGAAATACGCATGTTGAATGCCTATAAAAATGGGGATCTCGCACCTTATGGCCAAAAAATACAAGAAGCTACAGCCAACAAGATGCTTAGCTTGGTCGCAAACAATGCCAATTATACAAAAATGCGGGCAGAAATAGATTCTTTCAATGCCAAAAACCAAACGCACAAACAAGGTATAGGAATAATGCCGGTTAAATTTGGTATTTCGTTTACCACTGCGTTTCTTAACCAAGGCTCTGCCTTGATCTGGATATATATAGATGGTAGTGTGTCTGTCTCTACGGGAGGCGTAGAAATGGGTCAGGAGCTAAATTCAAAAATAGCTGCAGTGGTTGCTAAAGTGCTAGGCTTACCATTCCATCGCATCCGTGTAGAATCCTCTCATACTCAGCGAACCGGAAATGCTTCACCTACTGCCGCCTCAACCGGTAGTGACATCAACGGCAACGCTGCTCGAATAGCGGCAGAAAAACTTCGGCATAACCTCGAAACAGTGGCAAAATTGATGATTAAAGAACAAAAAGGATATGAGCCTTCGCAGATTACATTTGCCGATGGATACGTATTTAGTGAAGATATGCAAGAATGTAAGATCGTTTTCTCCGATCTTATTGTGCGCGCTTATCAGGAAAGAGTTGCCCTAGGAGCTTATGGTTATTATGCAACTCCCGATTTGTATTTTGATCGCGAAATAGGGCAGGGTCACCCCTTCCACTACTATGTATATGGTGCCACAATTGCCAGAGTTATGGTAAATACGCTTTCTGGAGA
Encoded here:
- a CDS encoding molybdopterin-dependent oxidoreductase translates to MAKLPWHISGKLHVSGRSRFIGDEAPLQGMLYAKFLFSPIAHARIKMLDFSVAKAVPGVHAVIGAQNIPGENMIGHVIKDEPLFPETEIMYYFQPLAMVLAEDESIAEAAVSKIKLEYEKLKPVLEIEEADKQKAWYIPERKIECGDVHKALQHSEHVLTGSSFSGGQEHFYMESQRVRAIPEDHDLIHLLCATQSTMEVQEVTAHVLGIPAHRIAVEVPRLGGAFGGKERSATIWGAMAALGAYLTQRPVQVLLSRHEDMRATGKRHPFLSNWKVGFDKNGRINAWDVELLCNGGAYADLSVAILERAMFHADNIYYIPDVRIRGRACITNLPPNTAFRGFGGPQGIYVIESVIEKIAAFLKKDPLEIRMLNAYKNGDLAPYGQKIQEATANKMLSLVANNANYTKMRAEIDSFNAKNQTHKQGIGIMPVKFGISFTTAFLNQGSALIWIYIDGSVSVSTGGVEMGQELNSKIAAVVAKVLGLPFHRIRVESSHTQRTGNASPTAASTGSDINGNAARIAAEKLRHNLETVAKLMIKEQKGYEPSQITFADGYVFSEDMQECKIVFSDLIVRAYQERVALGAYGYYATPDLYFDREIGQGHPFHYYVYGATIARVMVNTLSGEHRLLSTHIVHENGNSLHLEIDKGQVMGAFIQGMGWCTMEELVIDSQGRYLSANPSTYKIPGIRDLPEMLDLRLIASESKEASVFGSKAVGEPPFIYGMAVYFALQDAIRSVKTKVELRFPATPEAITEALC